The Tenacibaculum jejuense genome includes a window with the following:
- a CDS encoding energy transducer TonB, translated as MNKKLRFSTLLLLFYIANVSPQSSQTCSNSVDDPVLDLNSITKCSIDRKSDDNKVQKVTVQVTSRRRRVVRKRNKATGLSSANNYSHKLASIKKKVNIVNSLVDIKKDEVPDVLPYDYVDQIPLFKSCESAPIYEQDRCFKVKLRSHIKKNLKYPVSAYDRGIQGRVYAHFSIGKDGVIKDLKIVSPYKGDLLGKEAKRIIKKLPKFKPGEHNGNAVAVKYGLPITFKIPGKKPTNIRKTNKIKSKETIHSFSSLDQIPQFDSCKKTDDDSLTCFNTSLIQHIQSYFAYPEEAKMKNMQGNVIVNFVINKKGNVVDITAKGPENAKILEVAAVRFIEKLPKLKAGKIEGKTVNASYSFPINFTLN; from the coding sequence ATGAATAAAAAACTAAGGTTTTCGACACTCCTATTGCTATTCTATATAGCGAATGTCAGTCCCCAGTCTTCACAGACATGTTCAAACTCTGTAGATGATCCAGTTTTAGATCTAAACAGTATTACAAAGTGCTCTATCGACAGAAAATCTGATGATAACAAAGTACAAAAAGTTACCGTTCAAGTTACTTCGAGAAGAAGAAGAGTAGTTAGAAAGAGAAATAAAGCTACTGGTTTATCATCAGCAAATAACTATTCTCATAAACTAGCATCTATAAAAAAGAAGGTTAACATTGTTAATTCATTGGTAGATATTAAAAAAGATGAAGTCCCAGATGTTTTGCCTTACGATTATGTAGATCAAATTCCTCTTTTCAAAAGTTGTGAATCTGCTCCTATTTACGAGCAAGATCGCTGTTTTAAAGTAAAGTTACGAAGTCATATCAAGAAAAATTTAAAGTATCCTGTTAGTGCTTATGATAGAGGCATACAAGGTAGAGTATATGCGCATTTTTCAATAGGTAAAGATGGAGTAATTAAAGACTTAAAAATAGTATCTCCATACAAAGGAGATTTACTTGGTAAAGAAGCTAAAAGGATTATAAAAAAGTTACCTAAATTCAAACCAGGCGAGCATAATGGCAATGCTGTTGCTGTGAAATATGGTTTACCTATTACATTTAAAATTCCTGGTAAGAAACCAACTAACATTAGAAAAACTAATAAAATCAAATCAAAAGAAACAATTCATAGTTTTTCTTCATTAGATCAAATTCCGCAGTTCGATTCTTGTAAAAAAACTGATGATGATTCTTTAACATGTTTTAATACAAGTCTAATACAGCACATACAAAGTTATTTTGCTTACCCAGAAGAGGCAAAAATGAAAAATATGCAAGGTAATGTAATCGTTAACTTTGTAATAAATAAAAAAGGTAATGTTGTTGATATTACTGCTAAAGGACCAGAAAATGCTAAGATTTTAGAAGTTGCAGCAGTTAGATTTATAGAAAAATTACCAAAACTTAAAGCAGGAAAAATAGAAGGAAAAACAGTAAATGCTTCTTATTCTTTCCCAATCAATTTTACTCTAAATTAA
- the ilvA gene encoding threonine ammonia-lyase IlvA, which translates to MKTTVKKIYFPELSAIEAAATTLKGVATVTPLQENFNLSNTYSANIFLKREDLQQVRSYKIRGAYNKINSLSAHEVAKGIICASAGNHAQGVALACRKKEIHGTIFMPAPTPKQKVEQVRMFGGTFVTIELVGDTFDDSYTNARSFADKNNMTFVHPFDDEKVIEGQGTVGLEIINQSDVPIDYVFVPVGGGGLASGLSSVFKYLSPNTKIIGVEPSGAPSMQNALDKGNPVKLNKIDKFVDGAAVQQVGNLTHQICAENLDAMVTVPEGQVCQTILEMYNKEAIVVEPAGALTVSVLHQFKEELKGKNIVCVVSGSNNDITRTAEIKERALLHNGLKHYFIIRFPQRAGALKEFVMNVLGENDDITFFEYSKKTTRENGPAVVGIELVDSKDLHPLIQRMKSLNFYGEYLNDKPNLFEFLV; encoded by the coding sequence ATGAAAACTACAGTAAAGAAGATATATTTTCCAGAATTATCGGCAATCGAAGCTGCTGCTACGACTTTAAAAGGAGTAGCAACAGTTACGCCGTTACAAGAAAATTTTAATCTTTCTAATACATATAGTGCTAATATATTTTTAAAACGAGAAGATCTTCAACAAGTACGATCTTACAAAATAAGAGGAGCATATAATAAGATTAATTCTTTATCAGCACATGAAGTTGCAAAAGGAATTATATGTGCCAGTGCAGGAAATCATGCGCAAGGAGTAGCATTAGCATGTCGTAAAAAAGAAATTCATGGAACTATTTTTATGCCGGCACCAACACCAAAGCAGAAAGTCGAACAAGTTCGAATGTTTGGCGGAACTTTTGTAACGATAGAATTGGTAGGAGATACTTTTGATGATTCGTACACTAATGCTAGAAGTTTTGCAGATAAAAATAATATGACTTTTGTTCATCCTTTCGATGATGAAAAAGTAATTGAAGGGCAAGGAACAGTTGGTTTAGAAATTATAAATCAATCAGATGTTCCAATAGATTATGTTTTTGTGCCAGTAGGAGGAGGAGGTTTAGCTTCTGGATTATCTTCAGTGTTTAAATATCTTTCTCCTAATACAAAAATTATTGGTGTAGAACCTTCTGGAGCACCTTCTATGCAAAATGCATTAGATAAAGGAAATCCAGTAAAACTAAATAAGATTGATAAGTTTGTTGATGGAGCTGCTGTTCAGCAAGTAGGGAATTTAACGCATCAAATTTGTGCAGAAAATTTAGATGCGATGGTTACAGTTCCTGAAGGACAAGTTTGTCAAACCATATTAGAGATGTATAACAAAGAAGCTATTGTTGTAGAACCAGCGGGAGCTTTAACAGTTAGTGTATTACATCAATTTAAAGAAGAGCTAAAAGGAAAAAATATAGTTTGTGTGGTAAGTGGAAGTAATAATGATATTACCAGAACTGCCGAAATTAAAGAACGTGCACTTTTACATAATGGCTTAAAGCACTATTTTATAATTCGATTTCCACAACGAGCTGGTGCATTAAAAGAATTTGTTATGAATGTTTTAGGAGAAAATGATGATATCACCTTTTTTGAATATTCCAAAAAAACAACTCGAGAAAATGGACCTGCAGTTGTAGGTATTGAATTAGTAGATAGTAAAGATTTACATCCTTTAATTCAGCGAATGAAATCCCTGAATTTTTATGGAGAATATCTTAACGACAAGCCCAACCTTTTTGAGTTTTTAGTGTAA
- the ilvC gene encoding ketol-acid reductoisomerase — MKNYFNQLSLREQLEQLGKCRFMESAEFSEGIKALEGKKVVIVGCGAQGLNQGLNMRDSGLDVSYALRENSIKEQRQSYKNATENNFVVGTYDELIPSADLVCNLTPDKQHSNVVKAVMPLMKEGATLSYSHGFNIVEEGTQIRKDVTVIMVAPKCPGSEVREEYKRGFGVPTLIAVHPANDPQGKGLAEAKAYAYATGGHRAGVLESSFVAEVKSDLMGEQTILCGVLQTASILCFDKIVADGVEPHFASKLIQYGWETITEALKHGGITNMMDRLSNPAKIKAYHLSEELKDILRPLFDKHMDDIMSGHFSSTMMEDWANDDKNLLTWRADTAETGFEKTEATEVAVSEQDYFDKGTLLVAFVKSGVELAFETMVASGIIEESAYYESLHELPLIANTVARKKLYEMNRIISDTAEYGCYLFDHAAKPLLQDFMTTVTTDLVGESFSSSNSVDNAELIKVNKAIRNHPIEEVGERLRAAMTAMKAIKEEKPESELVLS, encoded by the coding sequence ATGAAAAATTATTTTAATCAATTATCATTAAGAGAGCAATTAGAGCAATTAGGAAAATGTAGATTTATGGAATCTGCAGAGTTTTCTGAAGGTATTAAAGCACTTGAAGGTAAAAAAGTAGTGATTGTAGGTTGTGGAGCACAAGGTTTAAATCAAGGTTTAAATATGCGAGATTCTGGTTTAGATGTTTCGTATGCTTTACGTGAAAATTCAATTAAAGAGCAACGTCAATCGTATAAAAATGCAACGGAGAATAATTTTGTGGTAGGAACTTACGATGAGTTAATTCCGTCTGCAGATTTAGTGTGTAATTTAACACCAGACAAACAACACAGTAATGTAGTAAAAGCTGTAATGCCTTTAATGAAAGAAGGAGCAACATTATCGTATTCTCATGGATTTAATATTGTTGAAGAAGGAACGCAAATTCGTAAAGATGTAACGGTAATTATGGTAGCTCCAAAATGTCCTGGTAGTGAAGTTCGTGAAGAATATAAAAGAGGATTTGGAGTACCAACTTTAATTGCTGTACATCCAGCAAATGATCCTCAAGGAAAAGGATTAGCTGAAGCTAAGGCTTATGCTTATGCAACAGGTGGACATAGAGCTGGAGTTTTAGAATCTTCTTTTGTGGCTGAGGTAAAATCTGATTTAATGGGAGAGCAGACGATTTTATGTGGGGTATTACAAACAGCATCAATTTTATGTTTTGATAAAATTGTGGCAGATGGCGTAGAACCACATTTTGCTAGTAAATTAATTCAATATGGATGGGAAACGATCACAGAAGCCTTAAAACATGGTGGAATTACCAATATGATGGATCGTTTATCAAACCCAGCGAAAATTAAAGCATATCATTTATCAGAAGAATTAAAAGACATTTTAAGACCGTTGTTTGATAAACATATGGACGATATTATGTCTGGTCATTTTTCATCTACAATGATGGAAGATTGGGCAAATGATGATAAAAATTTATTGACATGGAGAGCTGATACTGCCGAAACAGGTTTCGAAAAAACAGAAGCTACTGAAGTTGCAGTTTCTGAACAAGATTATTTTGATAAAGGAACATTGTTAGTTGCTTTCGTAAAATCAGGAGTAGAATTAGCTTTTGAAACTATGGTTGCTTCAGGAATTATTGAAGAGTCTGCATATTATGAATCTTTACATGAGCTTCCTTTAATAGCAAATACTGTTGCAAGAAAGAAATTATATGAAATGAATCGAATTATTTCTGATACTGCTGAATATGGTTGTTATTTATTCGATCATGCAGCTAAACCATTACTACAAGATTTTATGACAACAGTTACTACTGATTTGGTTGGAGAGAGCTTTAGTTCATCTAATAGTGTTGATAATGCAGAGTTAATTAAGGTGAATAAAGCAATTAGAAATCATCCTATTGAAGAAGTTGGAGAGCGATTAAGAGCTGCAATGACAGCTATGAAAGCCATAAAAGAAGAAAAGCCAGAATCTGAGTTAGTCTTGTCATAA
- the ilvN gene encoding acetolactate synthase small subunit, which yields MMSEKQTYTVSIYTENNIGVLNRISAIFQRRHINLESVNVSKSEIRSVSRITLLVRVTEEQIKKIIGQLEKQIEVIKAYYHVDEETVYQESCLFKLRTDLLTENDEIQKVINSSKSRVININKDFFVLEKSGTKAEVEELYHLLNKHGIKQFVRSGRIAITKEEMPVSELLESIKK from the coding sequence ATTATGAGTGAAAAGCAAACGTATACTGTATCAATATATACCGAAAATAACATTGGAGTTCTAAATAGAATTTCAGCAATATTTCAAAGAAGACATATCAATTTAGAAAGTGTCAATGTATCAAAATCTGAGATTCGTAGTGTTTCCAGAATCACTTTATTAGTAAGAGTCACAGAAGAACAGATTAAAAAAATCATAGGGCAATTAGAAAAACAAATTGAAGTGATAAAAGCATATTATCATGTCGATGAAGAAACTGTATATCAAGAATCATGTTTATTCAAGTTGCGTACAGATTTACTTACTGAAAATGATGAAATTCAGAAGGTAATCAACAGCAGTAAATCAAGAGTGATTAACATTAATAAAGACTTTTTTGTTTTAGAAAAATCAGGAACAAAAGCAGAGGTTGAAGAGTTATACCACTTACTTAACAAACATGGAATTAAGCAATTTGTACGATCAGGTCGAATTGCAATTACAAAAGAAGAAATGCCTGTATCAGAACTATTAGAATCAATAAAAAAATAA